In the genome of Ptychodera flava strain L36383 chromosome 13, AS_Pfla_20210202, whole genome shotgun sequence, one region contains:
- the LOC139148603 gene encoding uncharacterized protein, with product MADEQKKMTDGAAARRQIKNGSDIKNIQGYATSKACSRFATYIAESVKEPLQQAVSESKVLSIVFDGATDSSISEVELVYCRILDKGYPRDILVGLEDLQHAHADGVFDAIGRAMQSFAGENWLDKLWLQGLMVHLSTLVPMTVCGQGYNRAVIILLPSTVWHTALS from the exons ATGGCTgatgaacagaaaaaaatgacagaCGGAGCCGCGGCCCGTCGTCAG ATAAAGAATGGATCAGATATAAAGAATATCCAGGGATATGCTACCAGTAAAGCATGCTCAAG ATTTGCAACATATATTGCAGAGTCTGTGAAAGAGCCATTGCAACAGGCAGTAAGTGAGAGCAAAGTGTTGTCAATTGTGTTTGATGGGGCAACAGACAGTTCCATATCTGAAGTTGAGTTGGTGTACTGTCGTATTCTGGACAAGGGCTATCCACGGGATATACTAGTAGGACTAGAAGACTTGCAACACGCCCATGCAGATGGTGTATTTGATGCCATAGGCCGAGCAATGCAAAG ttttgcAGGTGAAAACTGGTTGGATAAGTTGTGGCTGCAGGGTCTGATGGTGCATCTGTCAACCTTGGTACCAATGACAGTGTGCGGACAAGGCTACAACAGGGCCGTGATTATATTGTTGCCATCCACTGTGTGGCACACCGCCTTGAGCTAG
- the LOC139148604 gene encoding uncharacterized protein translates to MAVDSGLFDYMAVDSGHFDFMDSGHFDFYMAVDSGLFDYMAVDSGHFDFMDSGHFDFYMAVDSGLFDYMAVDSGHFDFMDSGHFDFYMAVDSGHFDFYMAIDSGHFDFYMAI, encoded by the coding sequence ATGGCTGTAGACTCAGGCCTTTTTGATTACATGGCCGTAGActctggccattttgatttcatgGACTCTGGACATTTTGATTTCTACATGGCTGTAGACTCAGGCCTTTTTGATTACATGGCCGTAGActctggccattttgatttcatgGACTCTGGACATTTTGATTTCTACATGGCTGTAGACTCAGGCCTTTTTGATTACATGGCCGTAGActctggccattttgatttcatgGACTCTGGACATTTTGATTTCTACATGGCCGTAGActctggccattttgatttctacATGGCCATAGActctggccattttgatttctacATGGCCATATAG
- the LOC139148605 gene encoding zinc finger protein 862-like has protein sequence MYSAGTDGASVMTGKHKGVATRLQKEVNPFLIAIHCCAHRLALASAQAAHSVKLIDKFEQHLVQIFNYFHYSTKHKARLRNIFGILGQQARLFVRPCDTRWLSVTGSVEAVIANLRAMMICLASDADSGESAAIGLLKIVSTYEFMGTLHLMGDVLSHIAKLSLQQRSTTDFSLVCGGSVNAVCRVLTDMKENPGVRLKTFIDSIPYKEGQSKFYIKTIGNNISDNLQNEFVVELPEGEDGIIIFDSQEKRKIFESSRRKFIDNLVANLESRFEQVDLIKAFGIFVPCQMPPASSPVFKEYGEEEITILCNFYGKDKSVNGKTYPAIINPRELHEEWGLLKHVLSDNHRSMTFQDVWCMLMRQSCHEIYPNIVRLVKIALILPTNTADCERGFSRYNRIKTNSRARLKVSSVSYLMTLALETPPLRNIEDFNFGRSFQVWCSMKQRRIVSSNRNLPSAAADGCSSCVNLSNTLEKLLSSLDRLLKCDFYLNEVD, from the coding sequence ATGTATAGTGCCGGGACAGACGGTGCCTCTGTCATGACAGGCAAACACAAGGGTGTAGCAACTCGACTTCAAAAAGAAGTCAATCCATTTCTCATTGCCATTCATTGTTGTGCCCACAGATTAGCTCTTGCGTCTGCACAGGCCGCCCACAGTGTAAAGTTGATTGACAAATTTGAGCAACATCTTGTTCAGATTTTTAACTACTTCCATTATTCAACAAAACACAAAGCCAGGCTCAGAAACATATTTGGCATTTTAGGTCAGCAAGCAAGGTTGTTTGTTCGGCCATGTGATACTCGTTGGCTGTCAGTGACTGGCTCTGTGGAAGCTGTGATAGCTAATCTGAGGGCAATGATGATTTGTTTGGCTAGTGATGCTGACAGTGGTGAGTCAGCAGCAATAGGACTGCTGAAAATAGTGTCTACCTATGAATTTATGGGAACATTACACCTAATGGGTGATGTTCTATCACATATTGCTAAACTGAGTTTGCAGCAAAGAAGCACTACTGATTTCAGCCTTGTATGTGGTGGTAGTGTGAATGCAGTATGTAGGGTCTTGACAGATATGAAAGAAAATCCTGGTGTCAGGCTTAAAACCTTTATTGATAGTATTCCTTACAAAGAGGGTCAGAGTAAGTTTTACATAAAAACTATTGGTAACAATATCTCTGACAACCTTCAGAATGAATTTGTTGTTGAATTGCCTGAAGGGGAAGATGGTATCATTATCTTTGATAGTCaagaaaaacgaaaaatatttGAGAGTAGTAGGCGAAAGTTCATTGATAACTTAGTAGCAAATCTTGAGAGCAGGTTTGAACAGGTTGACTTGATTAAGGCCTTtggcatttttgttccttgccAAATGCCACCAGCCTCTTCCCCTGTATTCAAAGAATATGGTGAAGAGGAAATCACCATTCTGTGTAATTTCTATGGAAAGGATAAAAGTGTAAATGGTAAAACTTATCCTGCAATCATAAATCCTAGGGAACTCCATGAAGAATGGGGTTTGTTGAAGCATGTTTTATCTGACAACCACAGATCAATGACATTCCAGGATGTCTGGTGTATGTTAATGAGGCAAAGTTGCCATGAAATTTACCCAAATATTGTAAGATTGGTAAAAATTGCATTGATTCTCCCCACAAATACTGCTGACTGTGAAAGGGGCTTCTCCAGATATAACCGAATCAAAACAAACTCCAGAGCTAGACTCAAAGTTTCTTCAGTGAGCTACTTGATGACTCTCGCATTAGAAACCCCaccactgagaaatattgaGGATTTCAATTTTGGCAGATCTTTCCAAGTGTGGTGTAGTATGAAACAAAGGCGAATTGTTAGTTCAAACAGAAACTTGCCTTCTGCAGCTGCTGATGGTTGCTCTTCTTGTGTGAATTTGTCAAATACTCTGGAGAAGCTCCTTTCAAGTTTGGATAGGCTGCTAAAATGTGACTTCTATTTAAATGAGGTGGACTAA